A stretch of the Panicum virgatum strain AP13 chromosome 9N, P.virgatum_v5, whole genome shotgun sequence genome encodes the following:
- the LOC120689752 gene encoding protein NPGR2 gives MEGRKRRGRFRNSLRRMAMECLCSGEQLKGADETVRSSDSTITKDFSASGYSSRNGEIEQYLDNGNIEEAELSLREGICLNYEEARALLGRLEYQRGHVEAALRVFDGIDISALVPKMKISIARKADRRKTHSQWDSPPMPLHAVSLHMEAIYLKAKALRDLGKYKEAAQECRMILDIVEAAIPEGLPPGFGKGCKLNEIICKAVELLPELWKSGGFSLEAISSYRRSLLNNWNLDGETVARIQKKFAVFLLYSGCEARPPNLHSQLDGSFVPRNNMEEAILLLMILLRKFNLKRIERDPSVMHHLTFALAMSGQLIPLAGQFEELLPGVLDKREWLYNVALCYLAEEDDLSALNLLKQILRAGEDSDHLKELLLASKACVEMSSHTEGPSYARRAIANMQGGCEQMAGVAELLLGVTLSNQARSAISETDRTAWQCEALEVLGNADKKMHGKDSRALYSLSLVNAEQRKLEPASFYAKKLVKLEAGSELRSWLLLARILSAQKQFADAETIVDAALDQTGKWSQGDLLRTKARIQAAQGQFRVAVETYTELLAIIQLRTKSLAAGIYSAKGNKDDKGLEIETWYDLSLLYLGMAQWRDAEICVLKIRSISPYSALAWHATGKIYEAKGLTKEALGAFFRALDLDPKHVPSLISIATVLRQLGDKPLSSVRCFLTDALQLDRTNHVAWFNLGLLYKEEGSRSAVEAAECFQASAFLEETEPVEPFR, from the exons ATGGAGGGTAGGAAGAGGAGGGGAAGATTCAGGAATTCTCTCAGGCGGATGGCGATGGAGTGTCTGTGCTCCGGTGAGCAGCTGAAGGGGGCTGATGAGACTGTCAGGTCGTCTGATTCTACAATCACAAAAGATTTCTCGGCCAGCGGGTACTCTTCTAGGAATGGAGAAATTGAACAGTACCTTGATAATGGCAACATAGAGGAAGCTGAGTTGTCACTCCGGGAGGGCATATGCCTAAATTATGAG GAAGCAAGGGCATTGCTAGGAAGGCTAGAATATCAACGGGGTCATGTCGAAGCAGCACTCCGTGTCTTTGATGGAATAGACATATCTGCATTAGTCCCTAAGATGAAAATCTCAATTGCTAGAAAAGCTGATCGTCGAAAGACCCATTCGCAGTGGGATTCTCCACCAATGCCCTTGCATGCTGTCAGCCTTCACATGGAGGCGATATATCTCAAAGCAAAAGCGCTTCGTGATCTTGGAAAATACAAAG AAGCTGCACAAGAATGTAGAATGATATTGGATATTGTGGAAGCAGCAATACCTGAGGGTTTGCCACCAGGCTTTGGAAAAGGTTGTAAATTGAATGAAATAATATGCAAGGCCGTAGAGTTGCTCCCTGAGCTGTGGAAATCAGGGGGCTTTTCACTTGAAGCCATTTCTTCATATAGGAGGTCGCTTCTCAATAATTGGAACCTTGATGGAGAGACTGTAGCAAGGATACAAAAGAAATTTGCTGTTTTTCTCCTATATAGTGGTTGCGAAGCACGCCCTCCAAATCTCCATTCTCAGTTGGATGGTTCATTTGTACCTCGCAACAATATGGAAGAGGCTATTCTTCTTTTGATGATTCTATTGAGGAAGTTCAATCTCAAGAGGATTGAGCGGGATCCCTCTGTGATGCACCACCTTACTTTTGCACTGGCCATGTCAGGGCAGCTAATTCCACTGGCTGGACAATTTGAAGAACTGTTACCTGGAGTGTTAGATAAAAGAGAGTGGTTATATAATGTTGCATTGTGTTACTTAGCAGAAGAAGATGATCTGAGTGCCCTGAATCTTCTCAAACAAATTTTGAGGGCTGGAGAGGATTCTGATCATCTCAAAGAACTTCTCCTAGCTTCAAAGGCTTGTGTTGAGATGAGTTCTCATACTGAAGGTCCTTCCTATGCACGGAGAGCCATTGCCAATATGCAGGGAGGATGCGAACAAATGGCCGGAGTTGCAGAGTTGTTGCTTGGTGTTACGCTTTCTAATCAAGCTAGAAGTGCAATATCTGAAACAGATAGAACTGCTTGGCAGTGTGAAGCACTGGAAGTGCTTGGGAACGCTGACAAAAAGATGCATGGGAAAGATTCTAGGGCATTGTACAGTCTGAGCCTTGTAAATGCTGAGCAGAGGAAATTAGAACCTGCTTCTTTTTATGCAAAGAAGCTGGTGAAACTTGAGGCTGGATCAGAGCTGAGGAGTTGGCTTCTTTTGGCTCGAATACTGAGTGCTCAGAAGCAGTTCGCCGATGCTGAAACAATTGTTGATGCTGCTCTAGACCAGACTGGCAAATGGAGTCAAGGAGATCTCTTGCGAACCAAAGCCAGAATTCAGGCTGCGCAGGGGCAATTCAGAGTTGCAGTCGAGACATACACCGAACTTCTAGCTATCATTCAACTTAGAACAAAAAGTTTAGCTGCTGGGATTTACTCGGCAAAG GGCAACAAGGATGATAAAGGCTTGGAAATAGAGACCTGGTATGATCTATCTCTCTTGTACCTAGGTATGGCACAATGGAGGGATGCAGAGATTTGTGTATTGAAGATAAGATCCATCAGTCCTTATTCTGCATTGGCATGGCATGCTACAG GAAAAATATATGAAGCAAAAGGTCTTACAAAAGAAGCTTTGGGAGCTTTTTTCAGAGCATTAGACCTTGATCCTAAACATGTCCCAAGTTTGATATCGATTGCCACTGTTCTACGGCAACTTGGTGACAAGCCGTTGTCTTCTGTACGGTGCTTCCTGACTGATGCATTGCAACTGGATAGAACTAATCATGTTGCATGGTTCAATCTTGGCCTGCTTTACAAAGAGGAAGGTAGCAGATCAGCAGTTGAAGCTGCTGAATGCTTTCAAGCTTCTGCTTTTCTTGAAGAAACAGAACCTGTAGAGCCTTTCAGATGA